A genomic segment from Polyangium mundeleinium encodes:
- a CDS encoding TlpA family protein disulfide reductase has translation MRAPASPAGRPLPPNPRVSLAACVFTLALAACENGGTVKPEPPVTGRSNAVTAGSSAAATTPASATPSAKPSAAPAAPRKLCADTAARQAPKGALKTAAAPGATALPASLSFGVGKWVWVNLWAAWCGPCKEEMPRLQNFQSRLRNAGVMIDLAFVSLDDDERQLSRFLEAQPEAGVRASYWLPEGGGRDTWIGALGVKDAGNLPVHALIAPSGQLACLIQGAVEETDYQAIADIVSAKR, from the coding sequence ATGAGGGCTCCGGCCAGCCCTGCGGGCCGGCCTCTGCCCCCAAACCCCCGCGTTTCGCTCGCTGCGTGCGTATTCACGCTGGCTCTCGCGGCTTGTGAAAACGGCGGGACGGTCAAGCCGGAGCCGCCGGTGACGGGCCGCAGCAATGCGGTCACGGCCGGCAGCAGCGCGGCCGCGACGACCCCGGCCTCGGCCACGCCCTCCGCGAAGCCGAGCGCCGCGCCCGCCGCGCCCCGCAAGCTCTGCGCCGATACGGCGGCACGCCAAGCGCCCAAGGGCGCCCTGAAGACCGCCGCGGCCCCGGGCGCGACGGCGCTGCCCGCGAGCCTTTCGTTCGGCGTCGGCAAATGGGTCTGGGTGAACCTCTGGGCGGCCTGGTGTGGGCCGTGCAAAGAAGAAATGCCCCGGCTCCAGAACTTCCAGAGCCGCCTGCGCAACGCCGGGGTGATGATCGACCTCGCGTTCGTCTCGCTCGACGACGACGAACGGCAGCTCTCGCGGTTCCTCGAAGCCCAACCCGAGGCCGGGGTGCGCGCGTCCTACTGGCTGCCCGAGGGCGGCGGGCGCGACACCTGGATCGGGGCCCTCGGCGTCAAGGACGCGGGCAACCTCCCCGTCCACGCCCTCATCGCGCCCAGCGGGCAGCTCGCCTGCCTCATCCAGGGGGCCGTCGAGGAGACGGACTACCAAGCGATCGCCGACATCGTCAGCGCGAAGCGATGA
- a CDS encoding bifunctional serine/threonine-protein kinase/formylglycine-generating enzyme family protein: MSEPEKNRDPFQLCGTTIEGKYRVTQVIGDGGFGVVYRGEHIGFGESIAIKCLKLPAELGEKQRAQFLEQLREEGRLLHRLSRVTSGIVQALDVGAFVTQNGTWVPYLVLEWLEGETLGELIKSQSSRGGMGTAEAIALLEPAARALAVAHAQKIAHRDVKPANLFVTDVGGKRTVKVLDFGIAKVLTEHASFTEALAATRQGPTAFTPRYGAPEQFNKQRGATGPWTDVFALALIFVELVSARKALEGDDPTELYIIAADPSLRPTPRARGANVSEPVERVIERALSVEPKHRFPDAGAFWDALVAAAAEGGARVSTDKHAASIPPTIQESAADGLLSTAEFAEKKQLGVATEQNRATGNIRDSAAFSVTEAAPTIAQPGARPAGPVTTRDRDPMAETPLGERLPQPSQTGPKQPPANATPLPSPKDSAEKTGLESTSTAEGKGKPVWPWLLGALLVGGGALGYTLLTMGSPKGKPPQKPVASATASVKGSPSGGPNTMPTALASASTSASASAMPSASAAAPFVPPRDMVLVAPGSAKLGEGPDQRQVTLSKGFYLDAMEVTTGQYRACVAAGKCPSAKQVVLPAESAAQLMASADADEDPEAKASPEEFAQAWTPKCNDTRDAMEHPINCVTHTAAESYCAFRGRRLPTEAEWELAARGTAGRAFPWGDNAPTCNRACFDRNGKCVEGSEGVGTCPAGGRPLDRTPDALFDLGGNVAEWVADGYAAPPPAGTDPKGPTSVPLRVVRGGSFLDPASRVRASFRLGVVPSAAHVTIGFRCALDTPDEPAPTP, from the coding sequence ATGTCGGAGCCCGAAAAGAACCGCGATCCCTTCCAGCTCTGCGGCACCACCATCGAGGGCAAGTACCGCGTCACCCAGGTGATCGGCGACGGCGGCTTCGGCGTCGTCTACCGCGGCGAGCACATCGGGTTCGGCGAGAGCATCGCGATCAAGTGCTTGAAGCTGCCCGCAGAGCTCGGCGAGAAGCAACGCGCCCAGTTCCTCGAACAGCTCCGCGAAGAGGGGCGGCTGCTCCACCGGCTCTCGCGCGTCACCTCCGGGATCGTGCAGGCGCTCGACGTCGGCGCGTTCGTCACGCAGAACGGCACCTGGGTGCCTTACCTCGTGCTCGAGTGGCTCGAAGGCGAGACGCTCGGCGAGCTCATCAAGAGCCAAAGCAGCCGCGGCGGCATGGGCACGGCCGAGGCGATCGCCCTGCTCGAACCCGCGGCGCGCGCGCTCGCCGTGGCGCACGCGCAGAAGATCGCGCACCGCGACGTCAAGCCGGCAAATCTCTTCGTCACGGACGTCGGCGGCAAGCGCACCGTGAAGGTGCTCGACTTCGGCATCGCGAAGGTGCTCACCGAGCACGCGAGCTTCACCGAGGCGCTCGCCGCGACGCGGCAGGGGCCGACCGCGTTCACGCCGCGCTACGGCGCGCCCGAGCAGTTCAACAAGCAACGCGGCGCGACGGGCCCGTGGACCGACGTGTTCGCGCTCGCGCTGATCTTCGTGGAGCTCGTGAGCGCACGCAAAGCGCTCGAAGGCGACGATCCGACGGAGCTCTACATCATCGCGGCGGATCCGAGCCTGCGGCCGACGCCACGCGCGCGCGGCGCGAACGTGAGCGAGCCCGTCGAGCGCGTGATCGAGCGCGCGCTCAGCGTGGAGCCGAAGCACCGCTTCCCCGACGCGGGCGCATTCTGGGACGCGCTCGTCGCGGCCGCCGCCGAGGGCGGGGCCCGGGTCTCGACGGACAAACACGCGGCGTCGATCCCGCCGACGATCCAGGAGTCTGCCGCGGATGGCCTGCTCTCGACGGCCGAGTTCGCCGAGAAGAAGCAGCTCGGCGTGGCCACGGAGCAGAACCGCGCGACGGGGAACATCCGCGACAGCGCGGCGTTCAGCGTGACCGAGGCCGCGCCGACGATCGCGCAGCCAGGCGCGAGGCCGGCCGGCCCCGTGACGACGCGGGATCGGGATCCGATGGCGGAGACGCCGCTCGGCGAGCGCCTGCCGCAGCCCTCGCAGACAGGGCCGAAGCAGCCGCCCGCGAACGCGACGCCGCTGCCGTCGCCGAAGGACAGCGCCGAAAAGACCGGGCTCGAATCGACGTCGACGGCCGAGGGGAAAGGCAAGCCGGTCTGGCCGTGGCTGCTCGGCGCGCTGCTCGTGGGCGGCGGGGCGCTCGGCTACACGCTGCTCACGATGGGCTCGCCCAAGGGCAAACCCCCGCAAAAGCCCGTGGCGAGCGCGACGGCGTCCGTGAAGGGCTCGCCCTCGGGCGGACCCAACACCATGCCGACGGCCCTCGCGAGCGCCAGCACGAGCGCCAGCGCGTCCGCGATGCCCTCGGCGTCCGCGGCCGCGCCGTTCGTGCCGCCGCGGGACATGGTCCTCGTCGCGCCGGGCTCGGCCAAGCTCGGCGAGGGGCCGGATCAGCGGCAGGTGACGCTCTCGAAGGGGTTTTACCTCGACGCGATGGAGGTCACGACGGGGCAGTACCGCGCCTGCGTCGCGGCCGGGAAATGCCCGTCGGCCAAGCAGGTCGTCCTGCCGGCGGAGAGCGCCGCGCAGCTCATGGCGTCGGCCGACGCGGACGAAGATCCCGAGGCAAAGGCCTCGCCCGAGGAGTTCGCCCAGGCGTGGACGCCGAAGTGCAACGACACGCGTGACGCCATGGAGCACCCGATCAACTGCGTCACGCACACGGCTGCCGAGTCCTATTGCGCGTTCCGCGGCCGCCGTTTGCCCACGGAGGCCGAGTGGGAGCTCGCCGCGCGGGGCACGGCCGGCCGCGCCTTCCCCTGGGGCGACAATGCGCCCACGTGCAACCGCGCCTGCTTCGATCGCAACGGCAAGTGCGTCGAGGGCAGCGAGGGCGTGGGGACGTGCCCGGCGGGCGGCAGGCCCCTCGATCGCACGCCCGACGCGCTCTTCGATCTCGGCGGCAACGTGGCCGAGTGGGTCGCGGACGGCTACGCCGCGCCGCCGCCCGCGGGCACCGATCCCAAGGGCCCGACCAGCGTGCCTTTGCGGGTCGTCCGCGGCGGGAGTTTCCTCGACCCGGCAAGCCGCGTCCGCGCGAGCTTCCGCCTCGGCGTCGTCCCGAGCGCGGCGCACGTCACGATCGGCTTCCGCTGCGCGCTCGACACGCCGGACGAACCCGCGCCGACGCCCTGA
- a CDS encoding YkgJ family cysteine cluster protein, translating into MSAPPVERPVWRRFRPRFLARAAAHVRAGGHAAIVDDRDCVQILLGLTEQGKLTELGLCALLTLEQRRFQRVKAGPLAGLALVRIRPRFRPAVLDWCARDALYEGPTRVMPLDCTTCAACCHEPDVRLDEHDLARFRAAGRRDLAGRAYVKRSRDGRVTLRLAPEGRCQLLGPDKRCTIYEIRPEDCRAFVAGSEACLSARRETLGLRDGAAWDEILEAFDRGPPLRGP; encoded by the coding sequence ATGTCCGCGCCGCCCGTGGAGCGCCCCGTCTGGCGCAGGTTCCGACCGCGTTTTCTCGCGCGCGCCGCGGCTCACGTGCGTGCGGGCGGGCACGCGGCGATCGTGGACGACCGGGATTGCGTGCAGATCCTCCTCGGCCTGACCGAGCAGGGAAAGCTCACCGAGCTCGGCCTCTGCGCCCTGCTCACCCTGGAGCAGCGGCGATTCCAGCGCGTGAAGGCGGGCCCTCTGGCCGGGCTCGCCCTCGTACGGATCCGGCCCCGCTTCCGGCCCGCCGTCCTCGACTGGTGCGCGCGTGATGCGCTGTACGAGGGGCCGACGCGCGTGATGCCCCTCGATTGCACGACCTGCGCGGCCTGCTGCCACGAACCGGACGTGCGGCTCGACGAGCACGACCTCGCGCGGTTTCGCGCCGCGGGCCGCAGGGACCTCGCGGGCCGGGCGTACGTGAAGCGGTCGCGGGACGGGCGGGTCACGCTTCGTCTCGCCCCGGAGGGCCGGTGCCAATTGCTCGGCCCGGACAAACGGTGCACGATTTACGAGATTCGCCCCGAGGACTGCCGGGCCTTCGTGGCCGGCAGCGAGGCGTGTCTTTCGGCGAGGCGGGAGACGCTCGGGCTCCGGGACGGAGCGGCGTGGGACGAAATCCTCGAGGCATTCGATCGGGGCCCTCCTTTGCGAGGGCCCTGA
- a CDS encoding glutamine amidotransferase — MAAERSDRSHRKIFIMKTGEPVPKVRERRGEFADLITSVIGEAWSGGYETFDAREGGPPDMRDAAALVITGSAANVPNREPWMLATEGFLREVVGLGVPTFGICFGHQILAQALGGEVQRNPRGREIGSRAIYRLADDPIFDGLPQVFTANVTHVDTVVRLPRGATALAKNDLEDHHAIRFTETCYGVQFHPELDADVMRGYIEHRWEVLASEGFSVETLHAEIEEGDFGRRTLVNFIHHVLPRGAR, encoded by the coding sequence ATGGCTGCCGAGCGCTCGGATCGATCCCACCGGAAAATCTTCATCATGAAGACGGGCGAGCCCGTCCCCAAGGTGCGCGAGCGCCGCGGCGAGTTCGCGGATCTCATCACCTCCGTGATCGGCGAGGCCTGGAGCGGCGGCTACGAGACGTTCGACGCGCGCGAGGGCGGGCCGCCGGACATGCGCGACGCCGCCGCCCTCGTGATCACCGGCTCGGCCGCGAACGTGCCCAACCGCGAGCCGTGGATGCTCGCCACCGAGGGATTCTTGCGGGAGGTCGTGGGCCTCGGCGTGCCCACGTTCGGGATTTGCTTTGGGCACCAAATTCTCGCCCAGGCGCTCGGGGGCGAGGTGCAGCGCAACCCGCGCGGCCGGGAGATCGGCTCGCGGGCGATCTACAGGCTCGCGGACGACCCGATCTTCGACGGCCTGCCCCAGGTCTTCACGGCGAACGTGACGCACGTGGACACGGTCGTGCGGCTGCCGCGCGGAGCGACGGCGCTCGCGAAGAACGACCTCGAAGACCACCACGCGATCCGCTTCACCGAGACCTGCTATGGCGTGCAGTTCCACCCCGAGCTCGATGCCGACGTGATGCGCGGCTACATCGAGCACCGCTGGGAGGTCCTCGCCAGCGAGGGATTTTCCGTGGAGACGCTGCACGCCGAGATCGAGGAGGGCGACTTCGGGCGGCGCACCCTCGTGAACTTCATCCACCACGTCCTGCCGCGCGGCGCGCGCTGA